From a single Phragmites australis chromosome 7, lpPhrAust1.1, whole genome shotgun sequence genomic region:
- the LOC133924707 gene encoding uncharacterized protein LOC133924707, with protein MLLAKPHLNSLLPSALLSIPAPSSSHAKPLATSAGPRRSLRISATFAAAPAPPPAAAAALSRVDVLSEALPFIQRFKGKTVVVKYGGAAMKSPELQSSVIRDLVLLSCVGLRPVLVHGGGPEINSWLLRVGVEPQFCNGLRVTDALTMEVVEMVLVGKVNKHLVSLINLAGGTAVGLCGKDARLITARPSPNAAALGFVGEVARVDATVLHPIIASGHIPVIATVAADENGQAYNINADTAAGEIAAAVGAEKLLLLTDVSGILADRNDPGSLVKEIDIAGVRQMVADGKVAGGMIPKVECCVRALAQGVHTASIIDGRVPHSLLLEILTDEGTGTMITG; from the coding sequence ATGCTCCTCGCCAAACCCCACCTCAACTCTCTCCTCCCATCTGCGCTGCTCTCGATCCCCGCTCCCAGCTCCAGCCATGCCAAGCCCCTCGCCACCTCAGCCGGCCCTCGCCGCAGCCTCCGCATCTCCGCCACATTCGCGGCGgcgccggctcctcctccggcggcagcggcagcgttGAGCCGCGTGGACGTGCTCTCGGAGGCGCTCCCCTTCATCCAGCGGTTCAAGGGCAAGACGGTGGTGGTCAAATACGGCGGCGCGGCGATGAAGTCGCCGGAGCTCCAGTCGTCAGTGATCCGCGACCTCGTCCTCCTCTCCTGCGTCGGCCTCCGTCCCGTGCTCGTCCACGGCGGCGGCCCGGAGATCAACTCCTGGCTCCTCCGCGTCGGCGTCGAGCCGCAGTTTTGCAACGGCCTCCGCGTCACGGACGCCCTCACCATGGAGGTCGTCGAGATGGTACTCGTCGGCAAGGTCAACAAGCACCTTGTCTCACTCATCAACCTCGCCGGCGGCACCGCAGTCGGCCTCTGCGGTAAGGACGCGCGCCTCATCACCGCGCGCCCTTCCCCCAACGCCGCAGCGCTCGGCTTCGTCGGCGAGGTCGCGCGCGTCGACGCCACGGTCCTCCACCCGATCATAGCATCGGGTCACATCCCGGTCATCGCCACCGTGGCCGCCGACGAGAATGGGCAGGCCTACAACATCAATGCCGATACCGCGGCTGGCGAGATTGCCGCAGCAGTGGGCGCTGAGAAGCTGCTGTTGCTCACGGATGTGTCTGGAATACTGGCGGACCGTAATGACCCTGGGAGCTTGGTGAAGGAGATTGACATCGCTGGGGTGCGGCAGATGGTGGCTGACGGGAAGGTAGCAGGTGGAATGATACCGAAGGTGGAGTGCTGTGTGCGCGCCCTTGCACAGGGCGTGCACACCGCGAGCATTATCGATGGGCGTGTCCCACACTCATTGCTGCTTGAGATTCTCACAGACGAGGGTACCGGCACCATGATAACTGGCTGA
- the LOC133924709 gene encoding carotenoid cleavage dioxygenase 7, chloroplastic-like, giving the protein MAPHTIAAMHGVVRHHPRHRVPRPPRHCSHGHGHGRGFSVVRATAAATTDSLSAAFWDYNLLFRSQRAESPDPILLRVTEGAIPSDFPAGTYYLVGPGLFSDDHGSTVHPLDGHGYLRSFRFDTNRTVHYSARYVETAAKREENADDASWRFTHRGPFSVLQGGSRVGNVKVMKNTANTSVLRWGGRLLCLWEGGEPYELDPRTLETIGPFDLLGLGDGTDEVARDNREVTRRRRRPWLHEAGIDVAARLLRPVLSGVFSMPAKRLLAHYKIDPRTNRLLMVACNAEDLLLPRSNFTFYEFDANFALVQKREFVVPDHLMIHDWTFTDSHYVLLGNRIKLDIPGSLLALTGTHPMIAALAVDPSRQCTPVYLLPRSPEAEATGRDWSVPIEAPSQMWSMHVGNAFEERNARGGLNIRLHMSGCSYQWFHFHRMFGYNWLNKKLDPSFMNIAKGREWLPRLVQVSIDLDKRGACRGCSVRRLSDQWTRPADFPAINPSFANRRSKFIYAGGASGSRRFLPYFPFDSVVKVDVSDGSVRLWSAEGRKFVGEPVFFPTGGREDDGYVLLVEYAVSDHRCHLVVLDARKIGERNAIVAKLEVPKHLTFPMGFHGFWADE; this is encoded by the exons ATGGCGCCACACACGATTGCAGCCATGCACGGCGTCGTGCGCCACCACCCTCGCCACCGCGTTCCACGACCGCCCCGCCACTGCTcccacggccacggccacggccgCGGCTTCAGCGTCGtccgcgccaccgccgccgcgacgACGGACTCGCTGTCCGCGGCGTTCTGGGACTACAACCTCCTCTTCCGGTCTCAGCGCGCCGAGTCCCCCGACCCCATCCTGCTCCGCGTCACCGAGGGCGCGATCCCGTCGGACTTCCCGGCGGGCACCTACTACCTCGTCGGCCCCGGGCTGTTCTCCGACGACCACGGCTCCACCGTGCACCCCCTCGACGGACACGGCTACCTCCGCTCCTTCCGCTTCGACACCAACCGCACCGTGCACTACTCCGCGCG GTACGTGGAGACGGCGGcgaagagggaggagaatgCGGACGACGCGTCGTGGCGGTTCACGCACCGGGGCCCCTTCTCTGTGCTGCAGGGCGGGAGCAGGGTGGGCAACGTGAAGGTGATGAAGAACACGGCTAACACCAGCGTGCTGCGGTGGGGCGGCCGCCTGCTCTGCCTCTGGGAGGGCGGCGAGCCGTACGAGCTGGACCCGCGGACGCTGGAGACCATCGGCCCGTTCGACCTGCTCGGCCTCGGCGACGGCACCGACGAGGTGGCAAGAGACAACAGAGAGGTtacccgccggcgccggcggccgtgGCTGCATGAGGCCGGGATCGACGTGGCCGCGCGCCTGCTGCGACCGGTCCTTAGTG GTGTGTTCAGCATGCCAGCCAAGAGGCTGCTCGCCCACTACAAGATCGACCCGCGGACGAACCGGCTCCTGATGGTGGCCTGCAACGCCGAGGACTTGCTCCTCCCGCGCTCCAACTTCACTTTCTACG AGTTCGACGCCAACTTCGCGCTGGTGCAGAAGCGCGAGTTCGTCGTGCCGGACCACCTGATGATCCACGACTGGACCTTCACGGACAGCCACTACGTCCTCCTCGGCAACCGAATCAAGCTCGACATTCCCG GGTCGCTGCTGGCGCTGACGGGCACTCACCCGATGATAGCAGCCCTCGCCGTGGACCCGAGCAGGCAATGCACGCCGGTGTACCTGCTGCCGCGCTCCCCGGAGGCCGAGGCAACCGGCCGCGACTGGAGCGTGCCGATCGAGGCGCCGTCGCAGATGTGGTCCATGCACGTCGGCAACGCCTTCGAGGAGAGGAACGCCCGAGGCGGCCTCAACATACGGCTGCACATGTCAGGCTGCTCCTACCAGTGGTTCCACTTCCACAGAATGTTTG GCTACAACTGGCTGAACAAGAAGCTGGACCCGTCgttcatgaatatagccaagGGCAGGGAATGGCTGCCTCGCCTTGTTCAG GTCTCAATCGACCTTGACAAGAGAGGGGCGTGCCGGGGATGCTCCGTCAGGAGACTGTCCGATCAGTGGACTAGGCCGGCAGACTTCCCGGCGATCAACCCAAGCTTCGCCAACCGGAGGAGCAAGTTCATCTACGCAGGCGGTGCCTCCGGTTCGCGAAGATTCCTACCATATTTCCCCTTCGATAGTGTGGTGAAGGTAGATGTCTCCGACGGATCAGTGCGGTTGTGGTCAGCCGAGGGGCGCAAGTTCGTTGGCGAGCCGGTTTTCTTCCCGACCGGCGGTAGGGAGGACGACGGCTATGTTCTGCTTGTAGAG TATGCAGTATCGGATCACAGATGCCATCTGGTGGTGCTGGATGCAAGGAAGATCGGAGAAAGGAATGCAATTGTGGCAAAGCTTGAGGTGCCCAAGCACCTCACCTTCCCGATGGGATTCCATGGGTTCTGGGCAGATGAATGA
- the LOC133924710 gene encoding uncharacterized protein LOC133924710: MVVHVIYTKKDHGGRGKNLVRLSSSAVAATATASASSGGRSPWRTGAHPLRATSPPPPSSIASATCWKSRSLRRDGEEDWEEVIAAGAGAAAPDSREEAADEYKVVFGAPPTDDEVRAAVASIQQVFENPSAVDSDAPELQALALPVSGHPSSGIFVNYFSPDSDASEIGLEEWIEPALLVLNSSALLTREHRNVLDAFQLLQEDSSVQKMVMALSTDKAVWDAVMNNEVVQEFKRSFQDAKETDLKGSSTAPPRVMKWVLENTQAKIKEFLEQILRLVNVLFQAEDKNCDLYDDVMRMSFMLSVFVFIVVTIARIH, encoded by the exons atggtGGTCCATGTCATCTACACGAAGAAAGATCACGGTGGGAGAGGCAAGAACCTCGTTCGCCTCTCTAGCAGCGCCGTCGCGGCCACCGcgaccgcctccgcctcctccgggGGCCGCTCCCCCTGGCGCACCGGAGCCCACCCGCTCCGTGCCACCTCGCCGCCACCCCCGTCTTCCATCGCCTCCGCCACGTGCTGGAAGTCCCGCTCGCTGCGCCGCGACGGTGAGGAGGACTGGGAGGAGGTCATCGCCGCGGGGGCAGGGGCTGCCGCGCCCGACTCccgcgaggaggcggcggacgagTACAAAGTGGTGTTCGGAGCCCCGCCCACGGACGACGAGGTCCGCGCCGCCGTTGCCAGCATCCAGCA GGTGTTTGAGAACCCTTCTGCTGTGGATTCTGATGCGCCTGAGCTACAAGCGCTTGCATTGCCCGTCTCAGGGCACCCTTCGTCTGGGATATTTGTGAATTATTTTTCTCCGGATTCTGATGCATCCGAGATCGGATTAGAGGAATGGATTGAACCTGCTTTGCTTGTTCTTAACTCAAGTGCTCTTTTGACAAGGGAACATCGGAATGTGCTGGATGCATTCCAACTGTTGCAAGAAGATTCTTCGGTTCAG AAAATGGTTATGGCCTTGTCAACTGATAAGGCTGTATGGGATGCTGTGATGAACAATGAGGTCGTACAAGAATTCAAGAGATCCTTCCAGGATG CTAAGGAAACTGATCTCAAGGGAAGCTCTACtgctcctcccagagtgatgaAGTGGGTTCTGGAAAACACCCAGGCAAAAATCAAGGAATTCCTTGAGCAGATACTTAGGCTCGTGAACGTACTCTTCCAGGCTGAGGACAAGAACTGCGATTTGTATGACGATGTAATGAGAATGTCCTTCATGCTCTCAGTGTTCGTCTTCATTGTGGTAACTATAGCTCGTATACACTGA
- the LOC133923610 gene encoding probable aquaporin TIP5-1 isoform X1, whose product MASNLRLHLQHCFSPPSLRSYFAEFISTFLFVFTAVGSAISARMLTPDVTSDASSLVATAVAQAFGLFAAVFIAGDVSGGHVNPAVTFAFAVGGHIGVPSAIFYWASQLLGSTLACLVLHFISAGQARNRRQPLPSLTSFRTNLASLRCTYVGAGRADDEDRGGDDRIRRGDSGGGAHVPARVHGARGRGPSRGRQEGVCDDGVGLLTGWAPDGRVRAGGGLAHRRVHEPGAVIWAGGCRRGLQEPGRILGRPDDRRGGRGAGAPEPGVPVRARAAARERGNGGGGVTS is encoded by the exons ATGGCGTCCAACCTCCGGCTTCACTTGCAGCACTGCTTCTCGCCGCCGTCCCTCCGGTCGTACTTCGCCGAGTTCATCTCCACCTTCCTCTTCGTGTTCACCGCCGTCGGCTCCGCCATCTCTGCCC GGATGCTCACGCCCGACGTCACGTCCGACGCGTCCTCCCTGGTGGCCACCGCCGTTGCCCAGGCGTTCGGGCTCTTCGCCGCAGTGTTCATTGCTGGTGATGTCTCCGGAGGCCATGTCAACCCCGCCGTCACGTTCGCCTTCGCCGTCGGCGGCCACATTGGCGTCCCGAGCGCCATCTTCTACTGGGCGTCTCAACTGCTCGGCTCCACCCTCGCCTGCCTCGTCCTCCACTTCATCTCCGCCGGCCAGGCACGTAACCGCCGTCAGCCACTTCCTTCGCTCACTTCCTTTCGGACTAACTTGGCATCGCTACGATGTACGTACGTTGGCGcaggccgtgccgacgacgagGATCGCGGCGGAGATGACCGGATTCGGCGCGGCGATTCTGGAGGGGGTGCTCACGTTCCTGCTCGTGTACACGGTGCACGTGGCCGGGGACCCTCGCGTGGGCGGCAAGAAGGGGTTTGCGACGACGGCGTTGGGCTCCTTACTGGTTGGGCTCCTGACGGGCGCGTGCGTGCTGGCGGCGGGCTCGCTCACAGGCGCGTCCATGAACCCGGCGCGGTCATTTGGGCCGGCGGTTGTCGGAGGGGACTTCAAGAACCAGGCCGTATACTGGGTCGGCCCGATGATCGGCGCGGCGGTCGCGGCGCTGGTGCACCAGAGCCTGGTGTTCCCGTCCGTGCCCGAGCCGCGGCACGGGAACGTGGGAACGGCGGCGGTGGTGTAACCAGTTAG
- the LOC133923610 gene encoding probable aquaporin TIP5-1 isoform X2: MASNLRLHLQHCFSPPSLRSYFAEFISTFLFVFTAVGSAISARMLTPDVTSDASSLVATAVAQAFGLFAAVFIAGDVSGGHVNPAVTFAFAVGGHIGVPSAIFYWASQLLGSTLACLVLHFISAGQAVPTTRIAAEMTGFGAAILEGVLTFLLVYTVHVAGDPRVGGKKGFATTALGSLLVGLLTGACVLAAGSLTGASMNPARSFGPAVVGGDFKNQAVYWVGPMIGAAVAALVHQSLVFPSVPEPRHGNVGTAAVV, encoded by the exons ATGGCGTCCAACCTCCGGCTTCACTTGCAGCACTGCTTCTCGCCGCCGTCCCTCCGGTCGTACTTCGCCGAGTTCATCTCCACCTTCCTCTTCGTGTTCACCGCCGTCGGCTCCGCCATCTCTGCCC GGATGCTCACGCCCGACGTCACGTCCGACGCGTCCTCCCTGGTGGCCACCGCCGTTGCCCAGGCGTTCGGGCTCTTCGCCGCAGTGTTCATTGCTGGTGATGTCTCCGGAGGCCATGTCAACCCCGCCGTCACGTTCGCCTTCGCCGTCGGCGGCCACATTGGCGTCCCGAGCGCCATCTTCTACTGGGCGTCTCAACTGCTCGGCTCCACCCTCGCCTGCCTCGTCCTCCACTTCATCTCCGCCGGCCAG gccgtgccgacgacgagGATCGCGGCGGAGATGACCGGATTCGGCGCGGCGATTCTGGAGGGGGTGCTCACGTTCCTGCTCGTGTACACGGTGCACGTGGCCGGGGACCCTCGCGTGGGCGGCAAGAAGGGGTTTGCGACGACGGCGTTGGGCTCCTTACTGGTTGGGCTCCTGACGGGCGCGTGCGTGCTGGCGGCGGGCTCGCTCACAGGCGCGTCCATGAACCCGGCGCGGTCATTTGGGCCGGCGGTTGTCGGAGGGGACTTCAAGAACCAGGCCGTATACTGGGTCGGCCCGATGATCGGCGCGGCGGTCGCGGCGCTGGTGCACCAGAGCCTGGTGTTCCCGTCCGTGCCCGAGCCGCGGCACGGGAACGTGGGAACGGCGGCGGTGGTGTAA
- the LOC133923612 gene encoding aquaporin TIP2-3-like, with translation MVKLAFGSFGDSFSAASIKAYVAEFIATLLFVFAGVGSAIAYGKLTNGGALDPAGLVAIAIAHAFALFVGVSMAANISGGHLNPAVTFGLAVGGHITILTGIFYWVAQLLGASVACLLLQFVTHGQAIPTHGVTGISEIEGVVMEIVITFALVYTVYATAADPKKGSLGTIAPIAIGFIVGANILAAGPFSGGSMNPARSFGPAVAAGNFAGNWVYWVGPLIGGGLAGLVYGDVFIASYHQVGQQEYP, from the exons atggtGAAGCTTGCATTTGGAAGCTTCGGTGACTCTTTCAGCGCCGCGTCGATCAAGGCCTATGTCGCCGAGTTCATTGCCACACTCCTCTTTGTGTTCGCTGGCGTCGGGTCCGCCATTGCATATG GGAAACTGACAAACGGTGGGGCGCTAGACCCTGCCGGTCTGGTGGCGATCGCGATCGCCCATGCGTTTGCGCTCTTCGTCGGTGTCTCCATGGCTGCCAACATCTCTGGCGGCCACCTGAACCCCGCCGTCACCTTTGGCCTCGCTGTCGGCGGCCACATCACCATCCTCACCGGCATCTTCTACTGGGTCGCCCAGCTGCTCGGCGCGTCCGTGGCATGCCTGCTCCTGCAGTTCGTCACCCACGGACAG GCTATCCCGACACACGGCGTCACCGGGATAAGCGAGATCGAGGGCGTCGTGATGGAGATCGTGATCACCTTCGCGCTGGTGTACACGGTGTACGCCACCGCGGCCGACCCGAAGAAGGGGTCCCTCGGCACCATCGCCCCCATCGCCATCGGCTTCATCGTCGGCGCCAACATCCTGGCCGCCGGCCCTTTCAGCGGCGGCTCCATGAACCCCGCCCGGTCCTTCGGCCCCGCCGTGGCGGCTGGCAACTTCGCTGGCAACTGGGTCTACTGGGTCGGGCCACTGATCGGAGGCGGCCTGGCTGGGCTGGTCTACGGCGACGTGTTCATTGCCTCCTACCATCAGGTCGGGCAGCAAGAATACCCGTGA